The window AGGTATACTTGTGAGCCTCCTATCATGCTCGCATGTCTTGATACTTTTATTTTCTCACTTAGACTAATCTCACCATGTTTGACCTTTTCCATAACAATGAGTGCAAGCATCATCTTAACCATTGAAGCAGGAGGCAATCTTCTGTGTATATTCCTGGCAAAGAGTATCTTTCCTGTCTCAGCTTCCATAAGTATTGCTGATTTATATTTTCTTGGAGCAGAATGGGCTGGGTTTAAGCTGCAGAAGCTTATGACCAAGAATACTAAAACTGCAGATTTAAAGACTAAATTCATCTTGACCATGCAGGTTCCAAGGCATTCTGTTCCGGAGAAGTTAACCCGTACTTCTCTCCCGTTATGACATCAATTACTTCCATGTATGATATAAAATTCTTTGTAACACTGTAAACAATATGTCTCCCATCGGGAGCCCAAGAAGGATTCTCATGATGTTGCGGTTCATATGTCAACTGATAAACTCCATAAGCATCCAAATTTGCTACATAGATTTGGAAATTCCCATTTTTCACTGATGTATAAGCAATTTTATTAGAGACAGGGGACCAACATGGGTCAGTGTTGTATGATCCTTCAAATGTGAGTCTGATAGTTTTATTATCTGATAAATAAGTTATGTATATTTGAGGGGTTCCAGTACGATCCGAAACAAAGGCTATTTTTTGGTTATCTGGGGACCATGTCGGAGCTGATTCTACAGCTCTGGAAGTTGTCAGGCGCTTAAGAAGTAAATCAGGGAAAGAAACTTTATATAATTCCGGATTCCCATCCTTACTGAGTATTAAGGCTATATTTTTGCCGTCATTTGAGACAGCAGAGGCTGCATTAACGCCTGGATAACAAATTAAAGCTTCTTTCTTGTGATTCTTCAGATTGCAGGTAAATATTTCAGGAGACCTATTTCTATATGAGGTGTACGCAATCTTAGTGCAATCAGGGAACCAGCAAGGTTCAATATTGTTATAATCTCCTGAGGTAATTTGCTCTCTGTTTTCTCCATCATAATCTATTACATATATTTGTTTTATGCCCGCCTTATCAGAAGAAGTATAGGCAACCTTTGAAAATACAATGCTTTTTTCTCCTGTAACTTTTTTTATGATATCACTGGTAATAGTTTTTATTAATAAGCCGGACTGAGAGATCAGCCCTTGATATTTTTTGGCAAATATCTCCTGATTTGCTGATGGAGAATATATCTTTGTTATAAGAACAAGTTTCCCCTTTTTTGTTTTATAGGAGCATTTAATTACTAATTCTGTGGCTTTTGAAACTAGTTTTTGTATGGAAAAATGCCCTGAGTACTTCAGATGTTTTGACAAATCAGCATAAATTGCTTTCTCTAATTTTATATCAGGCTCGGCTCCTTCAACAGCGAAAGCCTCAATAAAGAGATTCACTTTTTTTGCAGATTCTTTAGATATGCTTAATTGAACTTCTGAGGAAAAGCATGGATTAGAATAAAAGATAGACAAGCACATGACAAAGACACAAAATTTTATCAAATTGAATTTAATGTTTCTCATAGTGTTTTAAAAATAATGCTAATATTAAGATATTCCTCTTTCCATTCTGAAGGAAGAGCAGGTAGAGTTCCTACTGACTTTATAGCATTTAGTGCTGAATTATCAAGTAATTTCATGCCAGAAGAATGCTTCACTTTTGCGTTGTCTATAGTACCGTTTTTATTAAGTGTAAAGCTAACTGTAACATATGTCCCCTCTTTTGGTATTATATATCCACTCGGCGGCATCCATGCATTTGATAACTTTGTCTTTATTACAGTTAAATACCATAGATAAGGGAATCTACCGGCGCTGATATGCACATCTTCTTTGCTTATAGGCTGTAGGGATTTTGCTGTCTTATCTTTTTTAATGGGAATATGTTTTGCTGAATCAGATTTATCCATAGTTTTAAGTTTTGTAAGTATTTTTGTCCTTAGTTTGCGTGTGTCTGGTGTTTTTTTCGGCTTTTGAGTGGTTTTAGGGGGCGAAGATCTCTTTAAAGTTTTAACTGGTTTTTCAACCTGTTTTATATCCGGAGTTAATTCAACGAATTGCGGAACTTCAAGCTTTGATGTCTTGTGTTTCACAATTGCAATAAGAACTATTAATAAAATGATACTTATGTGAACGCTTAGAGATATTAGAAAAGCCTTTTTCATATTTAGCGGCTTATATTACGAACTCTGGTTGGAAGACCAACTCTTGAGATGCCTGACTCTTTGACTATATCAAGAACTTTAATTACTTCACCATACT is drawn from bacterium and contains these coding sequences:
- a CDS encoding TonB family protein yields the protein MKKAFLISLSVHISIILLIVLIAIVKHKTSKLEVPQFVELTPDIKQVEKPVKTLKRSSPPKTTQKPKKTPDTRKLRTKILTKLKTMDKSDSAKHIPIKKDKTAKSLQPISKEDVHISAGRFPYLWYLTVIKTKLSNAWMPPSGYIIPKEGTYVTVSFTLNKNGTIDNAKVKHSSGMKLLDNSALNAIKSVGTLPALPSEWKEEYLNISIIFKTL